From the Acidobacteriota bacterium genome, the window GCCAGAACGGCACTCCCGCGATGATTGAGAAGCTTCTGCGTGCTGGAGCCGATCCCAAGCAGTCCACTCCCACCGGTGAGACCCCACTGATGACTGCTGCTGGTTCGGGCAGTGTCCGCGCCATCCAGTTGCTGATTGAGCACGGAGCGGATGTGAATGCACGGGAGAAGCTGGGCGGTCAGACCGCGCTCATGTGGGCGATTTCCGAGCGGCATCCGGATGCGGCCAAAGCTCTCATTGAGCATGGAGCAGATGTGCGGTCGCGCTCGACGGGTGGATTCACCCCGTTGCTTTTTGCGGCACAGCAGGGTGATATCGCCGCGACCCAACTGCTATTGCAGGCCGGCGCGGATGTCGATGATGCCTCTGGCGCAGTGCAGAGCAATCGCGGCGCCTTCACCGCGGCTGGATACATGCGCGTGGTCGAGTCGCGCGGGCAGATGACGCCACTGCTGCTGGCTACCATCAGCGGCCAGGAGGAGATGGCCATTTTCCTGGCCGAGCACGGCGCCAATCCAAACGCGTCGGACTCCAGCGGTTCGGTGCTGCATTATGCAGTGCGCAAGGGAATTGTCTACGTGAACCGCCAGGACTCCAACGGCATGGGCGACTCGCCATTGGCGCGGCGGCCCAATATGACGCGGCTGGCAAAAGTCCTGCTTGACAAGGGCGCCAACCCGAACGTGCGGCTGAAGCGGAATCCGGAGAGCGGCTCGCTTATTAGCCCGGTTGGAGCCACGCCGCTGGTGCTGGCCGCCGCATCCTCCGATGTGGAACTGGTGCGGATGCTGCTTGATCATGGCGCGGACCCCTCGATCGCGACGGAAAAGAACACCACGGCGCTGATGCTGGCTGCCGGCGTGGGACGTAGCGAGGATCGCCTGCCAGGCGATGAAACTGGTGCGTTGGAGGCGATCAAGCTGCTGCTGGCGCACGGTGCGAAGCCGGATGCGGTGAACCAGGACGATGCGCAATGCGCGCTGCATGGGGCCGCGCGCATTGGCTCAAACGACATCATTGAGTATCTAGTTCAACAGGGGGCCAG encodes:
- a CDS encoding ankyrin repeat domain-containing protein, coding for MELEVRMKSRDTSRWNYLAGRVLVCLLLFPGVAPAADSRVADAARGQDRAAVQALIRSKADVNAPQSDGATALAWAAHWDDLEMADLLLRAGAKVDAANRLGWTPLSLACQNGTPAMIEKLLRAGADPKQSTPTGETPLMTAAGSGSVRAIQLLIEHGADVNAREKLGGQTALMWAISERHPDAAKALIEHGADVRSRSTGGFTPLLFAAQQGDIAATQLLLQAGADVDDASGAVQSNRGAFTAAGYMRVVESRGQMTPLLLATISGQEEMAIFLAEHGANPNASDSSGSVLHYAVRKGIVYVNRQDSNGMGDSPLARRPNMTRLAKVLLDKGANPNVRLKRNPESGSLISPVGATPLVLAAASSDVELVRMLLDHGADPSIATEKNTTALMLAAGVGRSEDRLPGDETGALEAIKLLLAHGAKPDAVNQDDAQCALHGAARIGSNDIIEYLVQQGARMEVMDSMGQTPLSLASGVITKGTYNVSKSPFGPHPSTVELLRRLGAKSLEEAGVQVMDVVKDSATPLKTSK